A genomic stretch from Chitinophaga lutea includes:
- a CDS encoding TonB-dependent receptor family protein has product MRTTILMLLLSAPVAAYAQDDTTRLSEVTVQGYGQQRVLTEVPAAINYTGRRDMLRFAPTSILPAVNSMPGVRMEERSPGSYRLNIRGSSLRSPFGVRNVKMYYNGIPFTDPGGNTYLNQFGAGSFSGLEVLKGPGSSLYGAGTGGVVLAGGGQADDGFSAGYTSGSFGSHLVQASAAAAGQRVYYSWQEHNGYRQHTYMQRTVAGWSGHWRPSAKGELEAHVLYGNLQYQTPGGLTPEQYAANPRQARPAAGAFPSAESSKAAIYQQTIWGGLQYRHVWNDQWRNATSVYGAYSNVKNPTIRNYEQRSEPHFGGRTVFTYHRQWLKVLAGGEFQQGYFNTAVHGNKAGVKDTLQTDDDINNRNISLFLQPELTLPGGWIISAGLSLNNTRMHFARQSVRPVFHFTSRYNNEWAPRFAVMKKFHPAANVYAVVSKGFSPPTVAEVLPSTSIINTTLQAEKGWNYELGARGGAGPFWYDVSLFCFGLNNAIVQRRDAGGADYFENAGATVQQGIETFFAYTLSRVKLRGAYTFHHFRYKDFVQVDKNYDGKTLPGTPKHAVAAGVDVTIAKRLLFFATYTYNDDLFLNDANTDKAAAFHLLGCKAQYTHDFRGISVAFHAGAENLLDAKYSLGNDINAAGRRYFNAAACRSWYAGLTVQGPFSRKE; this is encoded by the coding sequence ATGAGAACAACGATACTGATGCTGCTGCTGTCCGCCCCTGTGGCGGCCTATGCGCAGGACGACACCACCCGCCTGAGCGAGGTGACGGTACAGGGGTACGGCCAGCAACGGGTGCTGACCGAGGTGCCCGCCGCCATCAATTACACCGGCCGGCGCGATATGCTGCGTTTTGCCCCTACTTCCATTTTACCGGCGGTCAACAGTATGCCCGGCGTTAGAATGGAAGAGCGTTCTCCCGGCAGTTACCGGCTGAACATCCGCGGCAGTTCCCTGCGCTCGCCTTTCGGGGTGCGGAATGTGAAGATGTATTACAACGGCATCCCCTTTACGGACCCCGGCGGCAATACCTACCTGAACCAGTTCGGTGCCGGCAGTTTTTCCGGCCTGGAAGTGCTGAAAGGCCCCGGCAGCAGCCTTTATGGCGCGGGTACCGGCGGTGTGGTGTTGGCCGGTGGAGGACAGGCGGACGATGGTTTCAGCGCCGGGTACACCAGCGGCAGCTTCGGCAGTCACCTCGTGCAGGCCTCCGCCGCTGCGGCAGGGCAGCGGGTCTATTATTCATGGCAGGAACACAACGGGTACCGCCAGCATACTTACATGCAGCGCACCGTAGCAGGCTGGAGCGGGCATTGGCGGCCTTCCGCAAAGGGCGAACTGGAAGCGCACGTGCTCTACGGCAACCTGCAATACCAGACGCCCGGCGGGCTCACCCCGGAGCAGTATGCTGCCAATCCCCGCCAGGCGAGGCCGGCGGCCGGCGCTTTCCCCTCCGCGGAAAGCAGCAAAGCCGCCATTTACCAGCAAACCATCTGGGGCGGCCTGCAATACCGGCATGTGTGGAACGATCAGTGGCGCAACGCCACGTCGGTATACGGCGCTTACAGTAATGTGAAGAACCCCACTATCCGCAATTACGAACAACGCAGCGAACCGCATTTCGGCGGCAGAACGGTGTTCACCTATCACCGCCAGTGGCTGAAAGTGCTGGCCGGCGGCGAATTCCAGCAGGGTTATTTCAACACGGCGGTGCATGGCAACAAAGCCGGCGTGAAAGACACCCTCCAGACCGACGACGACATCAACAACCGTAATATTTCCCTCTTCCTGCAACCGGAACTGACTTTGCCGGGCGGCTGGATCATCTCCGCCGGCCTGAGCCTCAATAATACCCGCATGCATTTTGCGCGGCAGTCGGTGCGCCCCGTGTTCCACTTCACCAGCCGTTACAACAACGAATGGGCGCCCCGTTTCGCTGTCATGAAAAAATTCCACCCCGCGGCCAATGTATACGCCGTGGTGTCGAAAGGATTTTCACCGCCCACGGTAGCGGAGGTGCTGCCTTCCACCAGCATCATCAACACCACGCTGCAGGCGGAAAAGGGCTGGAACTACGAACTGGGGGCACGCGGCGGCGCCGGGCCGTTCTGGTACGACGTGAGCCTGTTCTGTTTCGGGTTGAACAACGCCATCGTGCAAAGGCGTGATGCGGGCGGCGCGGACTATTTCGAGAATGCCGGGGCGACGGTGCAGCAGGGGATTGAAACGTTTTTCGCCTACACCCTCAGCCGCGTGAAACTGCGCGGCGCGTATACGTTTCATCATTTCCGGTATAAAGACTTCGTGCAGGTGGATAAGAACTACGATGGCAAGACCCTGCCCGGTACGCCGAAACATGCGGTGGCGGCGGGTGTGGACGTTACCATCGCCAAACGGCTGCTGTTTTTCGCCACTTACACGTATAACGACGATCTGTTCCTCAACGACGCCAATACCGACAAAGCCGCCGCTTTCCACCTGCTCGGCTGTAAAGCGCAGTACACGCACGATTTCAGGGGCATCAGCGTAGCGTTCCACGCCGGCGCCGAGAACCTGCTCGATGCGAAGTACAGCCTCGGAAACGATATCAATGCCGCCGGGCGCCGGTATTTCAACGCCGCCGCCTGCCGCAGCTGGTACGCC